A genomic window from Nocardioides rotundus includes:
- a CDS encoding 2Fe-2S iron-sulfur cluster-binding protein, with protein MPTAHRITLRVDGEEHTLEVDPRTSLLDLLRERLGNTAPKKGCDHGQCGSCTVLLDGRRRLTCLTLAVQYDGAEITTAAGLADGDTLHPVQEAFVARDALQCGYCTPGQVCSAVGVLDEIARGVPSHVTDDLEGGVSASPAEVAERMSGNLCRCGAYAGIVAAVQDAATEGGPA; from the coding sequence ATGCCCACGGCTCACCGGATCACCCTGCGGGTCGACGGCGAGGAGCACACACTCGAGGTCGACCCCCGCACCTCACTGCTCGACCTGCTGCGCGAGCGGCTCGGCAACACCGCGCCGAAGAAGGGCTGCGACCACGGCCAGTGCGGCTCGTGCACGGTCCTGCTGGACGGACGGCGCCGGCTGACGTGCCTCACCCTGGCGGTGCAGTACGACGGCGCCGAGATCACCACCGCCGCCGGGCTCGCCGACGGCGACACCCTGCACCCTGTGCAGGAGGCCTTCGTCGCCCGCGACGCCCTGCAGTGCGGCTACTGCACGCCTGGGCAGGTGTGCAGCGCCGTCGGCGTACTGGACGAGATCGCCCGCGGCGTGCCGAGCCACGTGACCGACGACCTCGAGGGCGGCGTCTCGGCCTCGCCCGCCGAGGTGGCGGAGCGGATGAGCGGCAACCTGTGTCGCTGCGGCGCTTACGCCGGGATCGTCGCCGCCGTCCAGGACGCGGCCACCGAGGGAGGACCCGCCTGA
- a CDS encoding acyl-CoA dehydrogenase family protein — protein MTLPGLAPRMTDTVQTAAAEATAAAADVPAALALARRLGREAPYPGRGTSALWSLLATLGAADLTVARAVEPHLDALAILAQADDPVEDAAAHTWGVFAAEGPGEPVRAERDGDGWRLSGTKPWCSLAGSLDRALVTAVVAGSGERGLFAVDLHHEGAQARPGSWVARGLAGIDSGPLELTAVPATPVGDPGWYLRRPGFAWGGIGVAAVWYGGAVGLARRLAAGRPGRSGPDQVAHLHLGSADAALHAARCVLADAADGIDRGELVGDSAMTAMLRVRHVVATAAEEVLTRAGHALGPGPLALEEEHARRTADLELYLRQWHAERDAAALGERLAVDEDARGW, from the coding sequence GTGACCCTTCCCGGCCTGGCGCCCCGGATGACCGACACCGTGCAGACCGCCGCTGCGGAGGCCACAGCCGCCGCAGCGGATGTTCCTGCGGCCCTCGCCCTCGCGCGTCGCCTGGGCCGGGAGGCGCCGTACCCGGGCCGGGGAACCAGCGCGCTCTGGTCGCTCCTGGCCACCCTGGGCGCCGCCGACCTGACGGTCGCTCGTGCGGTCGAGCCGCACCTGGACGCGCTGGCCATCCTCGCCCAGGCGGACGACCCGGTCGAGGACGCCGCCGCCCATACGTGGGGCGTCTTCGCCGCCGAGGGCCCGGGGGAGCCCGTCCGCGCTGAGCGCGACGGCGACGGGTGGCGCCTGAGCGGGACCAAGCCCTGGTGCTCGCTCGCCGGCTCGCTGGACCGCGCCCTGGTGACCGCCGTCGTCGCCGGCTCCGGCGAGCGTGGCCTCTTCGCGGTGGACCTGCACCACGAGGGTGCGCAGGCGCGTCCGGGCAGCTGGGTGGCCCGCGGGCTGGCCGGCATCGACTCGGGACCGCTGGAGCTCACCGCCGTCCCGGCGACCCCGGTGGGGGACCCGGGCTGGTACCTCCGCCGTCCCGGCTTCGCCTGGGGCGGGATCGGTGTGGCCGCGGTCTGGTACGGCGGCGCCGTCGGCCTGGCCCGCCGGCTGGCGGCCGGGCGCCCGGGGCGCTCGGGCCCCGACCAGGTCGCGCACCTGCACCTCGGCTCGGCCGACGCCGCCCTGCACGCGGCGCGCTGCGTCCTGGCCGACGCCGCCGACGGCATCGACCGCGGCGAGCTCGTGGGCGACTCGGCCATGACCGCCATGCTGCGGGTGCGGCACGTGGTCGCGACGGCGGCCGAGGAGGTGCTGACCCGCGCAGGCCACGCGCTCGGCCCCGGCCCGCTCGCTCTGGAGGAGGAGCACGCCCGGCGGACCGCGGACCTCGAGCTCTACCTGCGCCAGTGGCATGCCGAGCGGGACGCGGCAGCCCTCGGGGAGCGGCTGGCCGTGGACGAGGACGCGCGTGGCTGGTGA
- a CDS encoding DUF7218 family protein, giving the protein MPGSKDPGPSVKDDEVYEKLRDEGNSKEKSARIANATANSSRTQVGRKGGESGSYDDWHVEALRERAGELDIPGRSTMTKRELIDALRFH; this is encoded by the coding sequence ATGCCTGGCAGCAAGGATCCGGGTCCCAGCGTCAAGGACGACGAGGTCTACGAGAAGCTCCGGGACGAGGGGAACAGCAAGGAGAAGTCCGCTCGCATCGCGAACGCGACCGCCAACAGCTCGCGCACGCAGGTGGGTCGCAAGGGCGGTGAGTCGGGGTCCTACGACGACTGGCACGTCGAGGCGCTGCGCGAGCGCGCCGGCGAGCTCGACATCCCCGGCCGCTCGACGATGACCAAGCGCGAGCTCATCGACGCGCTCAGGTTCCACTGA
- a CDS encoding AraC family transcriptional regulator, with product MAPSLRSATLTGYVDLAGSLGLDPAAQLRAVGLDPADLAAPDRWISAAATARLLEESATASGAGDFALRLAERRRLSTLGPLSVVLREEPDLRGALQLLLRYESSYNEALRMRLTTEHGLATVRMILDLGELAPERQAAELAVAALHGIIRQFLGTEWQPLAVCFTHAAPEDPLHHQAVFEDRLRWEEAFNGLVLFDRDLDAANTLADPLMRPYAQQLLPAIASPRAVRAADRVRETLEVLLPLGRCSMTQVARTLGVERRTLHRRLAAEGESFSAVLHQVRASLAGRHLSNPRNSITDVSELLGFSAPSAFTRWFTQQYGVSPRQWRSASVTPPGR from the coding sequence GTGGCTCCGTCCCTGCGCAGCGCGACCCTGACCGGGTACGTCGACCTGGCCGGATCACTCGGTCTCGACCCGGCCGCGCAGCTCCGCGCCGTGGGGCTGGATCCGGCGGACCTCGCCGCACCCGACCGGTGGATCTCCGCGGCGGCCACCGCGCGTCTGCTCGAGGAGTCCGCGACCGCCTCCGGGGCCGGTGACTTCGCCCTGCGCCTGGCCGAGCGCCGGCGCCTCTCCACCCTCGGACCGCTCAGCGTCGTGCTGCGGGAGGAGCCGGACCTGCGCGGCGCCCTGCAGCTGCTGCTCCGCTACGAGAGCAGCTACAACGAGGCGCTGCGGATGCGGCTGACCACCGAGCACGGGCTGGCGACCGTCCGGATGATCCTCGACCTGGGGGAGCTCGCACCCGAGCGGCAGGCGGCCGAGCTGGCCGTGGCGGCACTGCACGGCATCATCCGGCAGTTCCTGGGCACGGAGTGGCAGCCCTTGGCCGTCTGCTTCACCCACGCGGCACCCGAGGACCCCCTCCACCATCAGGCGGTCTTCGAGGACCGGCTGCGCTGGGAGGAGGCGTTCAACGGCCTGGTCCTCTTCGACCGCGACCTGGACGCCGCGAACACGCTGGCCGACCCCCTCATGCGCCCCTACGCCCAGCAGCTGCTGCCGGCGATCGCCTCCCCTCGCGCGGTCCGCGCGGCCGACCGGGTGCGCGAGACGCTCGAGGTGCTGCTCCCGCTCGGTCGTTGCTCGATGACCCAGGTCGCCCGCACCCTGGGGGTCGAGAGACGTACGCTGCATCGGCGTCTGGCTGCCGAGGGCGAGTCGTTCTCAGCCGTGCTGCACCAGGTCCGCGCGAGCCTGGCCGGTCGTCATCTGTCCAACCCGCGCAACTCCATCACCGACGTGTCCGAGCTGCTGGGCTTCTCCGCTCCGAGCGCGTTCACGCGCTGGTTCACCCAGCAGTACGGCGTCAGCCCGCGGCAGTGGCGGTCCGCGTCGGTGACGCCGCCTGGCCGTTGA
- a CDS encoding glycosyltransferase, translating into MVVPARDEEELLPGCLDSMARAVEQLDMRHPGVHCTVTVVLDGCTDRSADAVGHRPWESALEADVRRVGAARAIGVLEAEQRLGQHDPAGVWVANTDADTRVPPHWLTEQVRLAALGHGLVVGTVRPDPADLTEAELARWQAGHRLVEGHRHVHGANLGFSLAAYRRVGGFPPVTAHEDVALVAAMRAAGVPWCATTRTEVTTSGRRWSRVEDGFARRLRTLASTPE; encoded by the coding sequence GTGGTCGTCCCGGCCCGTGACGAGGAGGAGCTGCTGCCCGGCTGCCTGGACTCGATGGCCCGTGCCGTCGAGCAGCTCGACATGCGCCATCCCGGGGTCCACTGCACCGTCACCGTCGTGCTGGACGGGTGTACGGACCGGTCGGCCGACGCCGTGGGGCACCGGCCCTGGGAGAGCGCGCTGGAGGCCGACGTACGACGCGTGGGCGCGGCTCGCGCGATCGGCGTGCTCGAGGCCGAGCAGCGCCTCGGACAGCACGACCCGGCCGGGGTGTGGGTCGCGAACACCGACGCCGACACCCGGGTGCCGCCGCACTGGCTGACCGAGCAGGTGCGCCTGGCCGCCCTCGGCCACGGGCTCGTGGTCGGCACGGTGCGCCCGGACCCCGCGGACCTGACGGAGGCGGAGCTGGCCCGCTGGCAGGCGGGTCATCGGCTGGTCGAGGGGCACCGGCACGTGCACGGCGCCAACCTCGGCTTCTCGCTCGCGGCCTACCGACGGGTCGGTGGCTTCCCGCCGGTCACCGCGCACGAGGACGTCGCCCTGGTGGCGGCCATGCGGGCCGCCGGCGTGCCCTGGTGCGCCACCACGCGGACCGAGGTCACCACCTCCGGCCGGCGCTGGAGCCGGGTCGAGGACGGATTCGCCCGTCGCCTGCGCACGCTCGCGTCGACCCCGGAGTGA
- a CDS encoding bifunctional PIG-L family deacetylase/class I SAM-dependent methyltransferase gives MAGEPRFRHDRPGTPADHWRRELARRDPSLLALPADPATRLVVLAAHPDDESLGAGGLLHRAHRQGWRVEVVVATAGEGSHPDSPTHAPADLAALRREELVRSVAATAPGAGVHWGGLADGRVADGVEELTRLLVGVIGREGERTLLVAPWRSDGHPDHEAAGRAAATAAHRTAATLLEYPVWAWHWADASVLPWPRLRRLPLEPGDREAKQAGIRAHRSQVAPLSPDAGDGPVLTEEMLAHFAGDEVFVCDPVEPDDALERLHRDQEDPWSTEQSWYERRKRAVTLAVLPRPRYEQGLEVGCSIGTLTAELASRCDALLGVDQSPSALRRAAVRLDGAPNVRLERADLPREWPEGRFDLVVVSEVGYFLSPPALRELARRTVEALADGGHVLLCHWGHPIVGWPLDAQAVHAEFLAHDLEVLVEHVEEDFVVHVLQGGPAGEAAHWADGPT, from the coding sequence GTGGCTGGTGAGCCCCGCTTCCGCCACGACCGGCCGGGCACTCCGGCGGACCACTGGAGGCGGGAGCTGGCTCGTCGCGACCCATCCCTCCTCGCGCTGCCGGCCGATCCTGCAACCCGCCTGGTGGTGCTCGCGGCGCACCCCGACGACGAGTCGCTCGGGGCAGGCGGGCTGCTGCACCGGGCCCACCGCCAGGGGTGGCGGGTCGAAGTGGTGGTCGCCACCGCGGGCGAGGGCTCGCACCCGGACTCCCCGACCCATGCGCCCGCGGACCTCGCCGCGCTGCGGCGCGAGGAGCTGGTCCGCTCCGTGGCGGCCACGGCACCGGGGGCCGGCGTCCACTGGGGCGGCCTCGCCGACGGTCGGGTGGCCGACGGCGTCGAGGAGCTGACCCGCCTGCTGGTGGGGGTGATCGGCCGCGAGGGCGAGCGAACGCTGCTGGTGGCGCCCTGGCGCTCCGACGGCCACCCCGACCACGAGGCTGCGGGGCGCGCGGCGGCGACGGCGGCCCACCGCACCGCGGCGACCCTGCTGGAGTACCCCGTGTGGGCCTGGCACTGGGCCGACGCCTCGGTGCTGCCCTGGCCCCGCCTGCGCCGGCTGCCGCTGGAGCCGGGCGACCGGGAGGCCAAGCAGGCCGGCATCCGGGCACACCGCAGCCAGGTCGCGCCGCTCTCGCCTGATGCCGGCGACGGCCCGGTGCTCACCGAGGAGATGCTCGCGCACTTCGCCGGGGACGAGGTGTTCGTGTGCGACCCGGTCGAGCCCGACGACGCCCTCGAGCGGCTGCACCGCGACCAGGAGGACCCGTGGTCGACCGAGCAGTCGTGGTACGAGCGTCGCAAGCGTGCGGTCACGCTCGCCGTGCTCCCGCGGCCGCGCTATGAGCAGGGCCTGGAGGTGGGGTGCTCGATCGGCACCCTGACCGCGGAGCTCGCCTCGCGCTGCGACGCGCTGCTGGGCGTCGACCAGAGCCCGAGCGCGCTGCGACGGGCCGCCGTACGCCTCGACGGCGCCCCGAACGTGCGGCTGGAGCGGGCGGACCTGCCCCGAGAGTGGCCAGAAGGGCGCTTCGACCTGGTCGTGGTCTCCGAGGTCGGCTACTTCCTCAGCCCGCCCGCACTGCGCGAGCTGGCCCGGCGGACGGTCGAGGCCCTCGCCGACGGCGGACACGTCCTGCTGTGCCACTGGGGGCACCCGATCGTTGGCTGGCCGCTGGACGCGCAGGCCGTGCACGCGGAGTTCCTCGCCCACGACCTCGAGGTGCTGGTCGAGCACGTCGAGGAGGACTTCGTGGTGCACGTCCTGCAGGGCGGCCCGGCCGGGGAAGCGGCACATTGGGCCGATGGACCGACCTGA
- a CDS encoding FAD binding domain-containing protein — MQPFTYLRPSTPAEAVDAVGADAGAAFVAGGSNLIDHLRLGIVAPSSLVDVTGLGMDELEVADDGALRIGANVANTDLAADPGVRRHHPVIARAVLAGASGQIRNQASTAGNLLQRTRCVYFQDRTTPCNKREPGSGCSADDDRAYTRYNAVLGTSPACVAVHPSDLAVALAVCDATVVVLGPDGERRIPYADLHRLPGDEPQRDTTLAHGELITAIEVPAPAPGTRSTYVKVRDRASFAFALVSVAALTDGTTTRIAWGGVAHRPWRASAVEERLGADLSEEAVRAGCAAELADVRTWPGNDFKPAMVTGATVRACAELADGRAEGGEDA, encoded by the coding sequence ATGCAGCCCTTCACCTACCTCCGCCCGTCCACGCCCGCCGAGGCCGTGGATGCGGTCGGCGCCGACGCCGGCGCGGCCTTCGTCGCCGGCGGCAGCAACCTGATCGACCACCTGCGGCTCGGCATCGTCGCTCCCAGCTCTCTCGTCGACGTCACCGGGCTCGGGATGGACGAGCTCGAGGTCGCCGACGACGGTGCGCTGCGGATCGGCGCGAACGTCGCCAACACCGACCTGGCCGCCGACCCCGGCGTACGCCGCCACCACCCGGTCATCGCCCGGGCGGTCCTCGCGGGCGCGTCCGGGCAGATCCGCAACCAGGCGTCGACGGCCGGCAACCTGCTGCAGCGGACCCGCTGCGTCTACTTCCAGGACCGGACCACGCCGTGCAACAAGCGCGAGCCCGGCAGCGGGTGCAGCGCGGACGACGACCGTGCCTACACCCGCTACAACGCCGTCCTCGGCACGTCGCCGGCCTGTGTCGCGGTGCACCCGTCCGACCTGGCCGTCGCCCTGGCGGTGTGCGACGCGACCGTCGTCGTGCTCGGCCCGGACGGCGAGCGCCGGATCCCCTACGCCGACCTGCACCGGCTGCCCGGCGACGAGCCGCAGCGGGACACCACGCTGGCGCACGGCGAGCTGATCACCGCGATCGAGGTGCCCGCGCCCGCACCCGGCACCCGGTCGACCTACGTCAAGGTGCGCGACCGCGCCTCCTTCGCCTTCGCGCTGGTCTCGGTCGCGGCGCTGACCGACGGCACGACGACCCGGATCGCCTGGGGCGGCGTGGCGCACCGACCGTGGCGGGCGAGCGCCGTCGAGGAGCGCCTGGGCGCGGACCTGTCCGAGGAGGCCGTCCGCGCGGGCTGTGCGGCCGAGCTGGCCGACGTCCGCACCTGGCCGGGCAACGACTTCAAGCCGGCGATGGTCACCGGCGCGACCGTGCGCGCCTGCGCGGAGCTCGCCGACGGCCGCGCCGAGGGAGGGGAGGACGCATGA
- a CDS encoding HAD family hydrolase produces MADDDAAVILDLDGTLVDSVYEHVRAWKLAFQRIGVEVPAARIHRAIGMGGDRLVAAVAGDSVEHGMGDEVRDLHDQIFMEAVGEVRALPGASDLLHAIAESGRRTVLASSSPPDQVDRLLEQVADAHVLGEIVTGDDAEASKPAPEIISVAAQRIGADSAVVVGDAVWDVESAARAGLRCVGLRSGGISGDELLEAGAVAVYDDPQDLAAHLEEALNGQAASPTRTATAAG; encoded by the coding sequence ATGGCTGACGACGACGCGGCCGTGATCCTCGACCTCGACGGCACGCTGGTGGACTCCGTCTACGAGCACGTGCGCGCCTGGAAGCTCGCCTTCCAGCGGATCGGGGTCGAGGTCCCGGCCGCGCGCATCCACCGCGCCATCGGGATGGGCGGCGACCGCCTGGTGGCCGCCGTGGCCGGCGACAGCGTCGAGCACGGGATGGGCGACGAGGTGCGCGACCTGCACGACCAGATCTTCATGGAGGCGGTCGGCGAGGTGCGGGCACTGCCCGGCGCCTCCGACCTCCTGCACGCGATCGCCGAGAGCGGGCGCCGCACCGTCCTCGCTTCCAGCTCACCGCCCGACCAGGTCGACCGGCTGCTGGAGCAGGTCGCCGACGCGCATGTGCTCGGCGAGATCGTCACCGGCGACGACGCCGAGGCCAGCAAGCCGGCCCCCGAGATCATCTCCGTGGCCGCGCAGCGGATCGGCGCCGACAGCGCGGTCGTGGTCGGCGACGCGGTGTGGGACGTGGAGTCGGCCGCCCGCGCGGGGCTGCGGTGCGTGGGCCTGCGCTCCGGCGGGATCAGCGGCGACGAGCTGCTCGAGGCCGGCGCGGTCGCGGTGTACGACGACCCGCAGGACCTCGCCGCCCACCTGGAGGAGGCACTCAACGGCCAGGCGGCGTCACCGACGCGGACCGCCACTGCCGCGGGCTGA
- a CDS encoding xanthine dehydrogenase family protein molybdopterin-binding subunit, with product MSTEQELQAPLSAHAMGTDVERVDAPAKVTGQARYAVEHPAERPVYAHLVQAPVARGRLTELDTAAAVAADGVVAVIDHTNAPRLADRSDLEYDVLQDEEIRFRGQVVAVIVADSVEQARAAAELVRVGFTEQPAEVEFTVEAATIRPETVNGGFPCDTAVGDVDRGLAESARVLEEQYVSPEEHNSPMEPHASQVRWDSGAERLDVFASTQHPQGLQDTLATTLGLAPEQIRVRAPYVGGGFGSKGEPHAPEILAGMTALAVPDRTVRLAVTRQQMFSLTGYRGTITSRLRLGSAEDGTLRAIDHQAFEESSNVKQYPEQTAVTTRMLYAAPDRRTSHRLADLDVPVPSWMRAPGVWPGVYALEVAMDELADRLGIDPIQLRADNEPTVDPESGKPFGDRRLVECLRLGAERFGWAGRPGTGERVEGDWRIGYGVATSTYPGEAAPDNAASVTAGKHGRHTVSIAAVDIGTGSRTALRLVAADALGIDPDLVDIELGDSTMPLATVAGGSSGLTSWGNAVTSAARTFRSEHGDDPAEGATSTAKAVPMPDMEDYSHHSFGAQFVELGVHRLTGEPRVRRMLGIFSIGQVVNPRGARSQLLGGMIMGISVGLLEESFRDPRFGSVVTQDLASYHVAACADVPPIEVDWLDVDASAPIDQMRSRGAGEIGIVGTAAAIVNAAYNATGVRVRSLPVTADRFL from the coding sequence ATGAGCACCGAGCAGGAGCTGCAGGCACCGCTGAGCGCCCACGCGATGGGCACCGACGTGGAGCGCGTGGACGCGCCGGCCAAGGTCACCGGGCAGGCCCGCTACGCCGTCGAGCACCCGGCCGAGCGGCCGGTCTACGCCCATCTCGTCCAGGCGCCGGTCGCCCGGGGCCGGCTGACCGAGCTGGACACCGCCGCCGCGGTGGCGGCCGACGGCGTGGTGGCGGTGATCGACCACACCAACGCGCCGCGGCTGGCCGACCGCTCCGATCTGGAGTACGACGTCCTCCAGGACGAGGAGATCCGGTTCCGCGGCCAGGTGGTCGCGGTGATCGTCGCCGACTCCGTGGAGCAGGCCCGCGCCGCCGCCGAGCTGGTCCGGGTGGGGTTCACCGAGCAGCCGGCGGAGGTCGAGTTCACCGTCGAGGCGGCCACCATCCGGCCGGAGACGGTCAACGGCGGCTTCCCGTGCGACACCGCGGTCGGCGATGTGGACCGCGGGCTGGCGGAGTCTGCCCGGGTGCTCGAGGAGCAGTACGTCAGCCCCGAGGAGCACAACAGCCCGATGGAGCCGCACGCCTCCCAGGTCCGGTGGGACTCCGGTGCGGAGCGGCTCGACGTGTTCGCGTCCACCCAGCACCCGCAGGGGCTGCAGGACACGCTCGCCACGACCCTCGGACTCGCGCCCGAGCAGATCCGCGTGCGGGCGCCCTACGTCGGCGGCGGCTTCGGTAGCAAGGGCGAGCCGCACGCCCCCGAGATCCTGGCCGGGATGACGGCGCTGGCCGTGCCCGACCGGACCGTGCGGCTCGCGGTGACCCGGCAGCAGATGTTCTCGCTGACCGGCTACCGCGGCACGATCACCAGCCGGCTGCGGCTGGGCAGCGCCGAGGACGGGACGCTGCGGGCGATCGACCACCAGGCGTTCGAGGAGTCCAGCAACGTCAAGCAGTACCCCGAGCAGACCGCCGTCACCACTCGGATGCTCTACGCCGCCCCGGATCGCCGTACCAGTCACCGGCTGGCGGACCTGGACGTCCCGGTGCCGTCGTGGATGCGCGCCCCGGGCGTGTGGCCGGGCGTGTACGCGCTGGAGGTGGCGATGGACGAGCTGGCCGACCGGCTCGGGATCGACCCGATCCAGCTGCGCGCCGACAACGAGCCCACCGTCGACCCCGAGAGCGGCAAGCCGTTCGGCGACCGCCGGCTGGTCGAGTGCCTGCGGCTCGGTGCCGAGCGCTTCGGCTGGGCCGGCCGGCCCGGCACCGGGGAGCGGGTCGAGGGCGACTGGCGGATCGGGTACGGCGTCGCCACGTCGACCTACCCCGGCGAGGCGGCCCCCGACAACGCCGCGTCGGTGACGGCCGGCAAGCACGGGCGGCACACCGTGTCGATCGCGGCCGTCGACATCGGCACCGGATCCCGCACCGCGCTCAGGCTCGTCGCCGCGGACGCGCTCGGCATCGACCCGGACCTGGTCGACATCGAGCTCGGCGACAGCACCATGCCGCTGGCCACCGTCGCCGGCGGGTCCTCGGGGCTCACGTCCTGGGGCAACGCGGTGACGTCCGCCGCCCGCACCTTCCGCTCCGAGCACGGCGACGATCCGGCCGAGGGAGCCACGTCCACCGCGAAGGCCGTGCCCATGCCGGACATGGAGGACTACTCCCATCACTCCTTCGGCGCCCAGTTCGTCGAGCTCGGAGTGCACCGGCTGACCGGCGAGCCGCGGGTGCGCCGCATGCTCGGGATCTTCTCCATCGGCCAGGTGGTCAACCCGCGCGGCGCCCGCTCCCAGCTGCTCGGCGGGATGATCATGGGGATTTCCGTGGGGTTGCTCGAGGAGTCCTTCCGCGACCCGCGCTTCGGCTCGGTCGTCACCCAGGACCTCGCGAGCTACCACGTCGCGGCCTGCGCCGACGTACCCCCCATCGAGGTCGACTGGCTCGATGTCGACGCCTCCGCGCCGATCGACCAGATGCGCTCCCGGGGCGCCGGTGAGATCGGGATCGTCGGCACCGCCGCCGCGATCGTGAACGCCGCCTACAACGCCACAGGTGTGCGAGTGCGCTCGCTGCCAGTCACGGCCGACCGCTTCCTGTGA
- a CDS encoding quinone oxidoreductase family protein → MAKGIRFYETGGPDVLRWEELEVGEPGPGEVRVRHAAVGLNFADTYFRTGLYPAPLPAGMGVEAAGVIEAVGSGVADFAAGDRVTYTGSPLGAYSTERVMPAEHLIALPDEIAFETAAAMTMRGLTSAYLLRRIAPRLGAGDTVLLHAAAGGVGLILTQWARELGIDVIGTVSTEEKAEVARAHGCTHTIVYPHEDVASRVRDLTGGVGVPVVFDSIGATTYRSSLDSLARRGLLVCFGTASGPVPPIDAMELAVKGSVFVTRPALADYIADPAERAALAGELFDLVGSGRIAIEINQRYALEDAVQAHTDLESGRSIGSSVFSLQPAL, encoded by the coding sequence ATGGCGAAGGGAATCCGCTTCTACGAGACCGGCGGGCCGGATGTGCTCCGCTGGGAGGAGCTGGAGGTGGGGGAGCCGGGCCCCGGCGAGGTACGTGTCCGTCATGCGGCCGTCGGCCTCAACTTCGCCGACACCTACTTCCGGACCGGCCTCTATCCCGCGCCGTTGCCCGCCGGGATGGGCGTCGAGGCCGCCGGCGTGATCGAGGCGGTCGGCTCGGGGGTCGCGGACTTCGCCGCGGGGGACCGGGTCACCTATACCGGCAGCCCCCTGGGCGCCTACAGCACCGAGCGGGTGATGCCGGCCGAGCACCTGATCGCCCTGCCCGACGAGATCGCGTTCGAGACCGCCGCGGCCATGACCATGCGCGGCCTGACCTCCGCCTACCTGCTGCGGCGGATCGCCCCGCGCCTCGGAGCCGGGGACACCGTGCTGCTTCACGCCGCGGCCGGCGGGGTCGGCCTGATCCTCACCCAGTGGGCGCGCGAGCTCGGCATCGACGTCATCGGCACCGTCTCCACCGAGGAGAAGGCCGAGGTGGCCCGAGCCCACGGATGCACCCACACCATCGTCTACCCGCACGAGGACGTCGCCTCCCGGGTCCGCGACCTCACCGGCGGGGTGGGGGTGCCGGTCGTGTTCGACAGCATCGGCGCGACGACGTACCGCTCCTCCCTGGACTCCCTGGCCCGGCGAGGCCTGCTCGTCTGCTTCGGTACGGCGTCCGGCCCGGTGCCGCCGATCGACGCCATGGAGCTCGCGGTCAAGGGGTCGGTGTTCGTCACCCGCCCTGCCCTGGCCGACTACATCGCCGACCCGGCCGAGCGCGCCGCTCTCGCCGGCGAGCTCTTCGACCTCGTCGGGTCCGGCCGCATCGCCATCGAGATCAACCAGCGCTACGCGCTCGAGGACGCCGTGCAGGCGCACACCGACCTGGAGTCGGGGCGCAGCATCGGCTCCTCCGTCTTCAGCCTCCAGCCCGCACTCTGA
- a CDS encoding DUF6328 family protein, which translates to MDRPDRPAGRDETEDERLDRLFADILQELRVMQTGAQLTAGFLLTLPFQPRFMDLPGFEKGLYVVLVLLAALTTALVLSPVAVHRHLSGRHIKRRVVAAAHRFVNGALTSLSLLLSGMVMLIVDVVVDRAWGIAVGGATLAVLVGLLVVLPRRMGAVDPVTPR; encoded by the coding sequence ATGGACCGACCTGACCGACCCGCGGGACGGGACGAGACCGAGGACGAGCGGCTCGACCGGCTCTTCGCCGACATCCTGCAGGAGCTGCGGGTGATGCAGACCGGGGCACAGCTGACCGCCGGCTTCCTGCTGACGCTGCCCTTCCAGCCGCGCTTCATGGACCTGCCCGGCTTCGAGAAGGGCCTGTACGTCGTCCTGGTGCTCCTCGCCGCGCTCACCACCGCCCTGGTGCTCTCACCGGTGGCGGTGCACCGTCACCTGTCCGGGCGGCACATCAAGCGTCGCGTCGTCGCCGCGGCGCACCGGTTCGTCAACGGCGCCCTGACCAGTCTCTCGCTGCTGCTGAGCGGCATGGTGATGCTCATCGTCGACGTGGTGGTCGACCGGGCGTGGGGGATCGCCGTCGGCGGCGCCACGCTGGCCGTCCTGGTGGGCCTGCTCGTGGTCCTGCCCCGGCGGATGGGTGCGGTCGACCCGGTCACTCCTCGGTGA